The Toxoplasma gondii ME49 chromosome XII, whole genome shotgun sequence genome includes a region encoding these proteins:
- a CDS encoding hypothetical protein (encoded by transcript TGME49_217930) — protein sequence MSLLCVGVSRFMCVAVSDKVKVVGYFALSACNGLASAKSSAELSLALSVLDCSSLSFVLPLRVTAASTASSEKTASAEDLDPHIGDPQHSLRHREDVFSPFVSVNVHVVVSPPQLQLMYEPTLDFGVVRAHSQARQWCRIKNPSDVPTVAWFRSLPWASVSADSLHKDDLCATRESLSASVSGPPFSRYYDLIQSLGKAAEIAFTPKGCFSPAASVGHPAPVSAKPAFHQLTSSPAGNMIHSTGRNHYVNGARCSESGEKKYERKRHSAETRACAKCSCIIDYCIEDSDRRRTFEKAPEDIPRDSDGSLVAARMSVHPHPQQGCPQCYSGRHSAVHALLTFFPCWVVVPAHGTADIAVILNTSHPERLSRDVAVC from the exons ATGTCGCTACTGTGCGTAGGCGTATCTCGTTTTATGTGCGTCGCTGTGTCAGATAAGGTCAAGGTCGTGGGCTACTTCgcgctctctgcatgcaatgGGCTTGCATCGGCAAAGTCCTCAGCGGAACTCTCTCTAGCTTTATCTGTGTTGGACTGTTCATCGCTTTCGTTTGTTCTTCCCCTTCGCGTCACTGCCGCATCAACGGCATCCTCGGAAAAGACGGCTAGTGCTGAAGACCTAGACCCTCACATTGGGGATCCCCAGCATTCATTGCGACACCGGGAGGAtgtgttttctcctttcgtctccgtgAACGTTCACGTTGTCGTCAGCCCGCCCCAACTTCAGCTAATGTATGAGCCGACTCTGGATTTTGGTGTG GTTCGGGCACACAGCCAAGCCAGACAGTGGTGTAGAATAAAGAACCCTAGCGACGTGCCGACTGTCGCGTGGTTTCGCAGTCTTCCGTGGGCCTCAGTTTCCGCCGATTCACTTCATAAGGACGATTTATGTGCTACTCGAGAATCCCTCTCAGCGAGCGTTTCAGGTCCACCTTTTTCCAGATACTACGACTTGATTCAGTCCCTGGGTAAGGCGGCGGAGATCGCATTCACGCCGAAGggctgcttctcgcctgccGCGTCGGTAGGCCACCCCGCGCCTGTTTCTGCAAAGCCCGCGTTTCACCAGCTGACGTCGAGTCCGGCAGGGAATATGATCCATTCGACTGGGAGAAATCATTACGTAAACGGAGCACGCTGCTCCGAAAGTGGGGAAAAAAAAtacgaaagaaaacgacattctgcagagacgagagctTGTGCGAAATGCAGCTGCATAATTGACTACTGTATTGAGGACTCGGACCGACGACGGACTTTCGAGAAAGCGCCTGAAGACATCccgcgagacagcgacggcTCACTGGTGGCAGCCAGAATGTCGGTGCATCCGCACCCTCAGCAAGGTTGTCCACAGTGTTACTCAGGACGCCACAGCGCAGTACATGCACTTCTTACATTTTTTCCATGCTGGGTGGTAGTCCCAGCTCACGGAACAGCGGACATTGCTGTGATTCTCAACACAAGTCATCCGGAACGGCTCAGCCGAGATGTGGCCGTATGTTAG
- a CDS encoding hypothetical protein (encoded by transcript TGME49_217940), whose product MQLDFCYIHIPRQIQQDDEDALVFLHNDSDLPATYSWQAVSLAAAEGNTSASCPAAAPSYMSVSYSQGSVGELKPLAIRFRPESGTLAPRSHQAIRLDVVAHKVAPQLQAAAACFISGLLNPLYFKVETPCRGLQMKLAVLDETRWKRGLLLEPQQKTNHGYSTAPATSIRASNDTALVAEPMSVDEGISRFRNPAVCLPELLPDCDQLHAAGLALPRQIEMKDSWEGCNGRPIIMDPIRIDDLTPEEPKLFYLVLSNACYIPATFCISAARFAAVPVDCGTPEHAVRQGEDTKRTATLQVKETQLPGDGLSFREIPAAVRSIQSRTQRSMQERRNTIAALPPTQEGAVYWCHEAGDVRGLPLEVERVSSRQNKAAIDANYNLRQVLHRYVSHSITSTREPPSSKVTPLLNCDAFFGAPGYLSAAGQEHCAAATERERRALLLPEETDSRDRATWGSVERVPNACSIAASQATRQRRSAHDNQPANEVANLPAGLPEESDDEEEDAWCGDSAHPVSALGGEQVSATSAVISTLARDAPQVNCGKRSGRSIDEPNDGEGTVGGTLSARAPVEPAQACNGEAQRVRDRQFPRNGDRTAGILLPNESILVLDVNASFHEPRVVVEQSQEDVHPDSDGKKSFDMHIETGSSPNSHCRETDPLCTFTATPSSVVGASPSSTNGETDLKCYHPINHSRRQDTLRHTVYLQNPLPCDVHVKFHTEGNYFSITEIKVDRNSAVGEPYNPRAGEAMTLRPGQSGKLHLRFEPPPLSFWSTPPLTVFRAFLVASFPSAPSNTRAQRWPLAAFCRQPAVRLQESTGDVHSRSIPVSGYDYPMDVVTPLAYKPSLFRVSFGRVHLAARKAVKRTVVLSNSSLVLAKWSISHLPRDTTCAMGATRPPFPSTSGHRKTRTGNSSQLTLCNNTEMPADDASAFRFDIRDGVLEPCNNGSVGSFPKEVSSGKGESHSIAIFFKPRKAAFHRSRFQICVEYGQSVEFELEGVGSIDEEDDAS is encoded by the exons ATGCAATTAGACTTCTGCTACATACACATTCCACGACAGATACAACAAGATGATGAGGAtgccctcgtcttcttgcaCAATGATTCTGATCTTCCGGCGACTTACTCTTGGCAAGCAGTATCTCTAGCGGCAGCAGAAGGGAACACTTCCGCTTCATGcccagcagccgcgcctTCATACATGAGTGTGTCGTACTCACAGGGCTCTGTCGGGGAACTAAAGCCTCTCGCAATTCGTTTCAGGCCCGAATCCGGGACCCTTGCCCCACGTAGCCACCAGGCAATTCGGCTCGACGTCGTGGCCCACAAAGTAGCCCCTCAGCTTcaggcagctgctgcgtGCTTCATCTCCGGTCTCCTCAATCCTCTGTACTTCAAAGTGGAGACACCCTGCAGGGGACTCCAGATGAAATTGGCCGTTCTCGATGAAACGAGGTGGAAACGAGGTCTCCTCCTAGAGCCGCAACAAAAAACTAATCATGGGTACTCGACAGCTCCGGCTACGAGTATTCGTGCAAGCAACGACACGGCTCTGGTGGCCGAGCCTATGTCCGTCGATGAGGGTATTTCCAGATTCCGGAACCCTGCCGTATGTCTACCGGAGCTTTTGCCTGATTGTGACCAGCTTCACGCCGCTGGTCTCGCCTTGCCGAGACAGATTGAAATGAAGGATAGTTGGGAGGGATGCAATGGCCGTCCCATCATAATGGACCCAATTCGTATTGACGATCTGACTCCGGAAGAGCCAAAGCTCTTCTATCTGGTCCTCTCCAATGCCTGCTACATCCCGGCAACTTTCTGCATTTCAGCGGCGCGATTCGCAGCTGTACCCGTTGACTGCGGCACTCCAGAGCACGCGGTTAGGCAGGGAGAGGACACGAAGAGGACAGCAACACTTCAagtgaaggaaacgcagctcCCAGGCGATGGTTTGTCTTTTCGCGAAATCCCAGCTGCTGTCCGTTCAATTCAGTCAAGAACCCAAAGAAGCATGCAAGAGCGTAGGAACACCATAGCCGCTTTGCCACCAACGCAAGAAGGTGCCGTTTACTGGTGCCATGAAGCAGGAGATGTGCGAGGCCTTCCCTTGGAAGTTGAGCGAGTATCAAGCAGACAGAACAAAGCAGCGATCGATGCAAATTACAACCTCAGACAGGTTTTGCATCGATATGTTAGCCACAGCATTACATCTACCAGGGAGCCACCGTCATCGAAGGTCACTCCTCTCTTGAATTGCGATGCATTTTTTGGCGCGCCCGGTTATTTGTCCGCTGCTGGGCAGGAGCACTGTGCAGCGGCCACCgaaagagagcggagagctCTCCTCCTCCCGGAGGAAACGGATTCACG CGACCGAGCTACTTGGGGTTCTGTGGAGCGCGTACCTAATGCGTGTTCTATCGCAGCATCCCAAGCCACGCGGCAGCGACGATCCGCACATGATAATCAACCCGCAAATGAGGTGGCCAATCTTCCTGCAGGTTTACCAGAAGAATCCGACgatgaggaggaagacgcgtgGTGCGGGGATTCTGCTCATCCTGTTTCCGCTTTGGGAGGTGAGCAGGTATCAGCGACGAGTGCCGTAATCAGTACCCTAGCGCGAGACGCTCCCCAGGTAAACTGCGGAAAACGGTCAGGGAGAAGCATCGATGAGCCCAACGATGGCGAAGGAACTGTTGGTGGGACCCTGTCTGCCCGGGCTCCTGTGGAGCCTGCACAAGCATGTAACGGAGAGGCACAGAGGGTCCGCGACCGACAGTTTCCTCGTAATGGAGACAGAACTGCAGGCATACTGCTACCAAACGAGTCGATACTTGTTCTGGATGTTAATGCCAGCTTTCATGAGCCCCGCGTGGTTGTCGAGCAATCACAGGAGGACGTCCACCCTGATAGCGACGGCAAGAAATCTTTTGACATGCATATTGAGACCGGCAGCTCCCCGAACAGCCACTGCAGGGAGACCGACCCACTGTGCACGTTTACAGCCACGCCATCGAGTGTTGTCGGGGCAAGTCCTTCTTCCACAAATGGGGAAACGGATCTAAAATGTTATCACCCCATCAACCACTCACGACGCCAGGATACGCTACGACATACTGTGTATCTGCAAAACCCATTACCTTGCGACGTTCATGTAAAATTTCATACTGAAGGAAATTATTTCAGCATCACCGAAATTAAGGTGGATAGAAACAGTGCAGTCGGAGAGCCTTACAATCCGAGAGCTGGCGAG GCGATGACGCTCAGACCCGGACAGAGCGGCAAACTCCACCTGCGGTTCGAACCGCCTCCCTTGTCATTCTGGAGCACACCACCTTTGACAGTTTTTCGGGCTTTCCTGGTTGCGTCGTTCCCGTCAGCCCCGTCAAACACCCGAGCACAGCGTTGGCCATTAGCTGCGTTCTGCCGCCAGCCAGCCGTACGACTGCAGGAGTCGACTGGCGACGTTCACTCTCGCAGCATCCCCGTATCTGGATATGATTATCCCATGGATGTGGTCACACCTCTGGCTTACAAgccgtctctgtttcgcgttAGTTTTGGTCGAGTGCACCTTGCCGCGCGAAAGGCTGTCAAGCGAACAGTCGTGCTCTCCAACAGTTCTCTGGTCCTGGCTAAGTGGTCAATTTCCCATCTGCCGAGGGACACGACCTGCGCTATGGGCGCGACCCGGCCCCCCTTCCCCTCGACAAGTGGTCACCGCAAAACACGCACTGGAAATTCAAGCCAACTTACATTATGT AATAATACAGAGATGCCCGCTGACGACGCATCTGCTTTCCGGTTCGATATTCGTGACGGTGTCTTGGAACCTTGCAATAATGGCTCTGTGGGCAGCTTTCCAAAAGAAGTCTCCTcagggaaaggagaaagccACTCAATAGCTATTTTCTTCAA GCCACGGAAGGCAGCGTTTCACCGGTCCAGGTTTCAAATATGCGTCGAGTATGGACAGTCCGTTGAGTTTGAGCTCGAGGGTGTCGGAAGCatcgacgaggaagacgatgcTTCGTAA
- a CDS encoding hypothetical protein (encoded by transcript TGME49_217920) → MKESDMALFLQVLCRRELAHLPALPPLVDFGTCMVGEVPEVRIPVRNEGGEAVFTVAHFPCGDKDQELLENSKYELHLPLAIHKPTATANVQHAGNEYQKGHSPDLAISARFKHRFFTLDPASFALKKGEEQEVCVRFASQKAGVFENDYVIRSDSGQTWPLRFKACATSTQIELVQFDGKPWTMQRLFDAEDWYEGERRRDVGNDSFEKVTSNWKGEPGGERGQKEAQNGIALRALPNKICFGEVQVDGGVTERRMSLRNRSQLPVKLRWRLLPGHPYAIDIHADGENRHCQFSLNPTSIDLEPGATQEFIFSFKPYKQGIKIRKVAEATAELEVRGFPPQDVLRWQSFKHACSTPSKTTVDSQRTRTSNPKKKCVSIFAMLWLCWHRQPQQSLVRECCGVGVALSPIETHSAYLRKFPASAERSWLRGNVLFPYFVHLLFQRRLPPVKTLLLRP, encoded by the exons ATGAAAGAAAGCGATATGGCCCTTTTCTTGCAGGTGCTCTGTCGCCGAGAGCTAGCTCATCTGCCAGCATTGCCTCCTCTTGTCGACTTTGGAACATGCATGGTGGGCGAGGTCCCAGAGGTGCG GATTCCAGTGCGAAACGAAGGTGGCGAAGCAGTGTTCACAGTCGCTCATTTTCCATGCGGTGACAAAGATCAAGAGCTCCTAGAAAATTCCAAATATGAACTGCATCTTCCTCTAGCAATTCACAAACCGACAGCAACAGCTAACGTGCAACATGCAGGGAATGAATACCAAAAGGGCCATTCGCCTGACCTCGCGATATCGGCACGTTTCAAACATCGTTTCTTCACTCTGGACCCAGCGAGCTTTGCTCtaaagaaaggagaagagcaagaagtATGCGTGCGTTTTGCAAGCCAAAAAGCAGGCGTTTTCGAGAATGACTACGTCATACGCAGTGATTCTGGTCAAACGTGGCCCCTACGTTTTAAAGCCTGCGCAACGTCAACTCAGATTGAACTTGTTCAATTCGATGGCAAGCCGTGGACTATGCAGAGGCTCTTTGACGCCGAGGACTGGTatgaaggagaacgaagaagggaCGTGGGAAACGATTCGTTCGAGAAAGTGACAAGTAACTGGAAAGGTGAACCAGGAGGTGAAAGGGGGCAAAAAGAAGCCCAAAACGGCATTGCGTTACGAGCTCTTCCGAACAAAATCTGTTTCGGGGAGGTACAG GTGGACGGTGGCGTAACTGAGAGAAGAATGTCGCTGCGGAACAGGAGTCAGCTTCCTGTCAAACTGAGGTGGCGGTTACTTCCAGGGCACCCGTATGCAATCGATATCcacgcagacggagaaaatCGACATTGCCAATTTTCCCTTAACCCAACAAGCATTGACCTTGAGCCTGGAGCAACCCAAGAGTTCATTTTCTCCTTCAAGCCTTACAAACAGGGCATAAAAATCAGAAAAGTTGCCGAAGCCACAGCAGAACTGGAGGTGAGGGGCTTTCCGCCACAGGACGTTCTGCGGTGGCAATCGTTCAAGCATGCATGTAGCACACCTTCGAAAACAACAGTCGATTCCCAGCGCACGCGGACAAGCAATCCTAAAAAGAAATGCGTAAGCATATTCGCCATGCTGTGGCTCTGTTGGCATCGTCAGCCTCAGCAGAGCCTGGTACGGGAGTGCTGTGGGGTTGGtgtcgctctgtctcccaTAGAAACGCACTCAGCCTACCTCAGGAAGTTCCCTGCTAGTGCCGAAAGAAGCTGGTTACGCGGAAACGTTCTTTTCCCATACTTCGTTCATCTGCTCTTTCAACGGAGATTACCGCCCGTGAAGACATTACTTCTTCGCCCGTAG